The following coding sequences are from one Polyangia bacterium window:
- a CDS encoding DUF5916 domain-containing protein, with protein sequence MTSSFAFVALLLPLAEALPVTAARPPAPVATASATVAPQVVPPLPPLLGPRPHLKAVRTRLPIVIDGKLDDAAWRQAIPSDIFTQHQPDEGAPPTERTEVRVLYDDEAIYIGIDCPQLHAPVVRRLMRRDRELPSDGVWLDIDSRRDGVSAFHFGINAAGSMIDAIHFNDVDYSSTWDETWEARVADTKQGYSAEFRIPLRVLRFDALPTQDFGLQVRRFIDAKQEYDDWAFYPRNAAGYVRYFGRLEGLSGLSPGWPFELRPFVLERFRSRRLDAADPTIAQGQDWRLAAGLDAKAHVTPELTLDLAVAPDFGQVEADTVVLNLSTFETFFPEKRPFFLEGSDLWNVQSTLVYTRRIGRQPPEPTLAAGEKLYDHPEPSPIYGAAKLTGTIGGRTTLGLLTAVTGANNVDVQTSAITLPVQRLVDPLTVFGAARIRQLIAPGTELGALATATKRFEPLLPGDALCPVSGVAEVTNGRCLSDAYVASVDGRWRSKTGAYAALAQATASLLENGPPRASADGIAIHPGTPSGGGSLWVGKQGGRRWLWDVSQNVSGRQFEINDLGYLDRKNDYTLNADLVYRSTDPWWQTLESRSALTINYRQTLDGINLDNFVQLETWANLRSYWAYYVDVNCRGTHFDDREVGDSTALERAGMCGVDLSVSSDPRRRLTGYLSGQVQRLTNGTHVDLRGQVTLRLLPQLELDLLPTFTSSSGEPRYVGYTTTSGGDPIYGRMLARSVGLTARGSYTFTPQLSLQAYAQIFLASRHYTDFAVAPKTATRGRVYLDQLQPLAIGDAPPDPDIAQAALNVNIVLRWEYRLGSTAYLVYTRAQTPLTTLTTGVGTLDLGRLSRSSSAADVIMLKLSYWWG encoded by the coding sequence GTGACGTCCTCTTTCGCCTTTGTCGCTTTGCTGCTGCCGCTGGCAGAGGCCCTGCCGGTGACCGCCGCGCGGCCGCCCGCGCCGGTCGCCACCGCCAGCGCCACCGTCGCGCCGCAAGTGGTGCCGCCCCTGCCGCCGCTGCTGGGCCCACGTCCGCACCTCAAGGCGGTGCGCACCAGGTTGCCCATCGTCATCGACGGCAAGCTGGACGATGCGGCCTGGCGACAGGCCATCCCCTCCGACATCTTCACCCAGCACCAACCCGACGAAGGCGCGCCGCCCACCGAACGCACCGAGGTGCGCGTGCTTTACGACGACGAGGCCATCTACATCGGCATCGACTGTCCGCAGCTGCACGCGCCGGTGGTCCGCCGGCTGATGCGGCGCGATCGCGAGTTGCCGTCGGACGGCGTGTGGCTGGACATCGACAGCCGGCGCGACGGCGTCAGCGCCTTTCATTTTGGCATCAACGCCGCCGGGTCGATGATCGACGCCATTCACTTCAACGACGTCGATTATTCGTCGACCTGGGACGAGACCTGGGAGGCGCGGGTGGCCGACACCAAGCAGGGATATTCGGCCGAGTTTCGCATCCCGCTGCGCGTGCTGCGCTTCGATGCCCTGCCGACGCAGGACTTCGGCCTGCAGGTGCGGCGGTTCATCGACGCCAAGCAAGAGTATGACGACTGGGCGTTCTACCCGCGCAACGCCGCCGGCTACGTGCGCTATTTCGGACGGCTGGAAGGACTGTCCGGTCTGTCGCCGGGCTGGCCGTTCGAGCTGCGGCCGTTCGTGCTGGAACGGTTTCGCTCCCGCCGCCTGGACGCCGCCGACCCCACCATCGCGCAAGGACAGGACTGGCGCCTTGCCGCCGGCCTGGACGCCAAGGCCCACGTGACGCCGGAGCTGACGCTGGATCTGGCGGTGGCTCCCGACTTTGGCCAGGTGGAGGCCGACACGGTGGTGCTGAATCTTTCGACGTTCGAGACGTTTTTCCCGGAAAAACGCCCGTTTTTTCTGGAGGGCAGCGACCTGTGGAACGTGCAGTCGACGCTGGTCTACACCCGACGCATCGGCCGCCAGCCGCCTGAACCAACGCTGGCCGCGGGCGAGAAGCTGTACGATCACCCGGAGCCCTCGCCCATCTACGGCGCCGCAAAGCTGACCGGAACCATCGGCGGGCGAACGACGCTGGGCTTGCTGACGGCGGTGACGGGCGCCAACAACGTCGACGTGCAGACCTCTGCCATCACGCTGCCAGTCCAGCGCCTGGTTGATCCGCTGACCGTGTTCGGCGCTGCGCGCATCCGCCAGCTGATCGCGCCGGGAACCGAGCTGGGCGCGCTGGCCACCGCCACCAAGCGTTTTGAACCGCTGCTGCCGGGCGACGCGCTTTGTCCGGTCAGCGGCGTGGCCGAGGTGACGAACGGCCGCTGCCTCAGCGACGCGTACGTGGCCAGCGTCGACGGACGCTGGCGATCAAAGACCGGCGCCTACGCGGCGCTGGCGCAGGCCACGGCGTCGCTGCTGGAAAACGGCCCACCGCGCGCGTCCGCCGACGGCATCGCCATCCACCCGGGCACACCGTCGGGCGGCGGTTCGTTGTGGGTGGGCAAGCAAGGCGGCCGGCGCTGGCTGTGGGACGTCTCGCAGAATGTTTCCGGCCGCCAGTTCGAGATCAACGACCTTGGCTATCTGGATCGCAAGAACGACTACACGTTGAACGCCGATCTGGTTTATCGCAGCACCGATCCCTGGTGGCAGACGCTGGAGTCGCGTTCGGCGCTGACCATCAACTATCGCCAGACGCTGGACGGGATCAACCTGGACAACTTCGTTCAGCTTGAGACCTGGGCCAACCTGCGCAGCTACTGGGCCTACTACGTCGACGTGAATTGTCGCGGCACGCACTTTGACGATCGCGAGGTGGGCGACAGCACCGCGCTGGAGCGGGCCGGGATGTGCGGCGTGGATCTGTCGGTCTCCAGCGATCCGCGGCGGCGGCTGACCGGATACCTGTCCGGGCAGGTGCAGCGCCTGACCAACGGCACCCACGTCGACCTGCGCGGGCAAGTGACGTTGCGCCTCCTGCCGCAGCTGGAGCTGGATCTGTTGCCCACGTTCACCTCGTCCAGCGGCGAGCCCCGCTACGTCGGCTATACAACGACCAGCGGCGGCGATCCGATCTACGGGCGCATGCTGGCCCGCAGCGTCGGCCTCACCGCGCGCGGCAGCTACACCTTCACCCCGCAGCTTTCGCTGCAGGCGTACGCGCAGATATTTCTGGCCTCGCGGCACTACACCGACTTCGCCGTCGCGCCAAAGACGGCGACGCGCGGCCGCGTCTACCTGGATCAACTACAGCCGCTGGCGATCGGCGATGCCCCGCCCGATCCCGACATCGCGCAAGCGGCGCTGAACGTGAACATCGTCCTGCGCTGGGAATATCGCCTCGGCTCGACCGCGTATCTGGTCTACACGCGGGCCCAGACGCCGCTGACCACGCTGACCACGGGCGTGGGCACGCTGGATCTGGGACGGCTGTCGCGCTCGTCGTCGGCGGCGGACGTCATCATGCTGAAGCTGTCGTACTGGTGGGGCTAG
- a CDS encoding M20/M25/M40 family metallo-hydrolase, producing the protein MSLAGRLATLVSFDTQNPMGDERPLLRTLAAELTALGASLVVTEDVTPRQGFVYARFGESAPRLLLNAHVDTVPANTGYSAPPHQLVERDGRLYGLGAADTKGAIAAILEALAGTRGGRIPSEAPSVGVLFSGDEEKSGACMHAFLDSPHAQGLQQAIVCEPTGCRLGWRHRGIGAAEAVVVGPGGHSSLVDKLVNPMAVLARAAVALDDLGIAYRGRGPEGFPGICMNVAGLSGGIAFNVVPTRAALTFSVRPPPGTAVAGVLAEAEACVRQAAAPHAIEWTVVSDRPPFQTQALEIFGRRLGARVRNPIDLGFWTEAALLSQRGIDAVVFGPGDIAQAHAADEFVTLADLETARAAFVDVLS; encoded by the coding sequence ATGTCGCTTGCCGGTCGCCTGGCCACTCTGGTCTCGTTCGATACCCAGAACCCGATGGGCGACGAACGTCCCCTGCTGCGCACGCTGGCCGCCGAGCTGACCGCCCTGGGCGCGTCGCTGGTGGTGACCGAGGACGTGACGCCCCGGCAAGGTTTCGTCTACGCCCGCTTCGGCGAAAGCGCGCCGCGCTTGCTGCTGAACGCCCACGTCGACACCGTGCCGGCCAACACCGGCTATTCGGCGCCGCCGCACCAGCTGGTGGAACGCGACGGCCGCCTTTACGGCCTGGGCGCCGCCGACACCAAGGGGGCCATCGCGGCGATCTTGGAAGCGCTGGCCGGCACGCGCGGCGGAAGGATCCCCTCCGAGGCGCCCAGCGTGGGCGTGCTGTTCTCCGGCGACGAAGAAAAGAGCGGCGCCTGCATGCACGCCTTTCTCGACAGTCCGCACGCGCAAGGTCTGCAACAAGCAATCGTCTGCGAACCGACCGGTTGTCGCCTGGGCTGGCGCCACCGGGGCATCGGCGCCGCTGAAGCGGTGGTCGTCGGGCCGGGCGGGCATTCGTCGTTGGTCGACAAGCTGGTGAACCCGATGGCGGTGCTGGCGCGCGCGGCGGTGGCCCTGGATGACCTGGGCATCGCTTATCGCGGACGCGGGCCGGAGGGATTTCCCGGGATTTGCATGAACGTGGCCGGACTGTCCGGCGGCATTGCTTTCAACGTGGTGCCCACGCGCGCGGCGCTGACGTTCTCGGTGCGGCCGCCGCCTGGCACGGCGGTGGCCGGCGTGCTGGCGGAAGCCGAGGCGTGCGTGCGCCAGGCCGCCGCCCCGCACGCCATCGAGTGGACGGTGGTGTCGGATCGGCCGCCATTTCAGACCCAGGCGCTGGAGATCTTCGGGCGTCGGCTGGGGGCGCGCGTGCGCAACCCTATCGACCTTGGCTTCTGGACCGAGGCGGCGCTGCTCAGCCAGCGCGGCATCGACGCGGTGGTCTTCGGTCCGGGCGACATCGCCCAGGCCCACGCCGCCGACGAGTTCGTCACCCTGGCCGATCTCGAGACCGCCCGCGCCGCGTTCGTCGACGTGCTGTCGTGA
- a CDS encoding PAS domain S-box protein: MPGFKRLLWRAMLLPLLTLGILAAVLLWQVNELIATTDWVDHTDQVISQIELVDKLMLEMRAGIHGFILTGDPSFRDSFDHARVQLEAEMVRLSGQIGDNRVQATAVAELTGAVADWRASAQQITAAQPGSRPDTELIALVRTSRDQLNGLRARLATLVQREEALRKTRAAASQQRAAWVYRTGFFLLVLGGGLLALQGRRQLMALSQLFSRQNHHLREQAQSLVRSERNLGTTLDSIGDAVIVTDARARVTRLNPVAEALTGWRSSEAHGRALDEVFRIINEETRQSVESPSVRVLREGIVVGLANHTALVSKTGAEFPIADSGAPIRDDAGNVIGVVLVFRDQSADRQKEEKVRATARRFRALVQYSADVVMLQEADRTINYVSASCDSVLGHSSADLVGQTPQTLVHPDDRPTLEALFARLMETPGQALAAQFRMRHRDGSWRWMEGHAVNLIGDRDVRGIVTNIRDVTQRRGLEDQLLQVQKTEAIGRLAGGIAHDFNNLLTIVIGNCHVVLSDPAFANFPRQELEEIKDAGERAAALTRQLLAFGRRQVLMPELRPVNGLVGEVEKLLRRVLGEQIELSVRLGVDAGTIKVDPGQFEQVLLNLTINARDAMPHGGRLTIETQVVELDDEYARQHPGVTPGPYVMVAVSDTGTGMDLDVQQHVFEPFFTTKEKGKGSGLGLATVYGIVRQTRGHVSFYSAVDHGTVFKVYFPRAYQASVSLPAPRQSTAPPPGGRETILVIEDDTSLRRFTCRILRDLGYTVVEATRGEEALTFLGNTAERVDLVLTDVIMPGVTGRALEQRLLSAAPHLKIVFTSGYTDDAIVHHGVLDEGTYFIQKPFTPAVLGAKIRAVLDGTADEPQVERRTPPGQMGSV; the protein is encoded by the coding sequence GTGCCCGGCTTCAAACGCCTCTTGTGGCGAGCGATGCTGCTGCCGCTGTTGACGTTGGGGATCCTGGCCGCTGTTCTTCTGTGGCAAGTCAACGAGCTCATCGCCACGACCGACTGGGTTGATCACACCGACCAGGTGATCTCGCAGATTGAGCTGGTGGACAAGCTGATGCTGGAGATGCGCGCCGGCATCCACGGGTTCATCCTCACCGGCGACCCCAGCTTCCGCGATTCCTTCGACCACGCCCGCGTGCAGCTGGAAGCGGAGATGGTGCGGCTGTCCGGTCAGATCGGCGACAACCGGGTACAGGCCACGGCGGTGGCCGAGTTGACTGGCGCGGTGGCCGACTGGCGGGCGTCCGCTCAGCAGATCACCGCCGCCCAGCCGGGCAGTCGCCCCGACACCGAGCTGATCGCGCTGGTGCGCACGTCGCGCGATCAACTGAACGGCCTGCGCGCCCGACTGGCGACGTTGGTGCAACGCGAGGAGGCCCTGCGCAAGACCCGCGCCGCCGCCAGCCAACAGCGAGCGGCGTGGGTCTATCGCACCGGCTTTTTTCTGCTGGTGCTGGGCGGCGGCTTGCTGGCGTTGCAGGGCCGGCGCCAGCTGATGGCTCTGTCGCAGCTGTTTTCGCGCCAAAATCATCATCTGCGCGAGCAGGCGCAGTCCCTGGTGCGCAGCGAGCGGAACCTGGGCACCACGCTGGACAGCATCGGCGACGCGGTCATCGTCACCGACGCCCGCGCCCGGGTGACGCGTCTCAACCCGGTGGCCGAAGCGCTGACCGGCTGGCGCAGCAGCGAGGCCCACGGCCGCGCGTTGGACGAGGTCTTCCGCATCATCAACGAAGAGACGCGCCAATCGGTGGAAAGCCCGTCGGTGCGCGTGCTGCGCGAAGGGATCGTCGTGGGCCTGGCCAACCACACGGCGCTGGTTTCCAAGACCGGCGCGGAATTTCCCATCGCCGACAGCGGGGCGCCCATCCGCGACGACGCCGGCAACGTCATCGGCGTGGTCCTGGTGTTCCGCGACCAGAGCGCGGACCGCCAGAAAGAAGAGAAAGTGCGGGCCACCGCCCGTCGCTTTCGGGCCCTGGTGCAGTACAGCGCCGACGTGGTGATGCTGCAGGAAGCGGATCGCACCATCAACTACGTCAGCGCTTCGTGCGATTCGGTGCTGGGCCACAGCAGCGCCGACCTGGTCGGGCAGACGCCGCAGACGCTGGTTCACCCCGACGATCGCCCGACGCTGGAGGCGCTGTTCGCCCGCCTGATGGAGACGCCGGGCCAGGCGCTGGCGGCGCAGTTTCGCATGCGGCATCGGGACGGCAGCTGGCGCTGGATGGAAGGCCACGCCGTCAATTTGATTGGCGACCGCGACGTCAGAGGCATCGTCACCAACATCCGCGACGTCACGCAACGGCGAGGCCTGGAAGATCAGCTGCTGCAGGTGCAGAAGACCGAAGCCATCGGTCGGCTGGCCGGCGGCATCGCCCACGACTTCAACAATCTTCTCACCATCGTCATCGGCAACTGCCACGTGGTGCTGAGCGATCCGGCCTTTGCGAATTTCCCGCGCCAGGAGCTCGAAGAGATCAAAGACGCCGGCGAGCGGGCGGCGGCGCTGACCCGCCAGCTCCTGGCCTTCGGTCGCCGCCAGGTGCTGATGCCCGAGCTTCGTCCGGTCAACGGCCTGGTCGGCGAGGTGGAAAAACTGCTGCGCCGGGTGCTGGGGGAGCAGATCGAACTTTCCGTGCGCCTGGGCGTCGACGCCGGCACGATCAAGGTCGACCCCGGCCAGTTCGAGCAGGTGCTGCTGAACCTGACCATCAACGCCCGGGACGCCATGCCACACGGCGGGCGCCTGACCATCGAGACGCAAGTGGTGGAGCTCGACGACGAATACGCGCGCCAGCACCCCGGTGTCACGCCCGGGCCGTATGTGATGGTGGCTGTCTCCGACACCGGCACCGGGATGGATCTGGATGTGCAGCAGCACGTCTTCGAACCGTTCTTCACCACGAAAGAGAAAGGCAAGGGCAGCGGCCTCGGCCTGGCCACGGTGTATGGCATCGTTCGCCAGACGCGCGGACACGTCTCGTTTTACAGCGCCGTCGACCACGGAACGGTGTTCAAGGTGTATTTCCCGCGCGCCTATCAGGCCAGCGTCAGCCTACCGGCGCCGCGCCAGTCAACAGCGCCGCCGCCCGGCGGCCGCGAGACCATCCTGGTCATCGAAGATGACACTTCGCTGCGCCGATTCACTTGCCGCATCTTGCGCGACCTCGGCTACACCGTGGTCGAGGCGACGCGCGGCGAGGAAGCGCTGACCTTCCTCGGCAATACCGCCGAGCGCGTCGACCTGGTGCTGACCGACGTGATCATGCCCGGCGTGACCGGGCGCGCGCTGGAGCAGCGGCTTTTGTCGGCCGCGCCTCATCTGAAGATCGTCTTCACCTCGGGCTACACCGACGATGCCATCGTTCATCACGGCGTGCTGGACGAGGGGACCTACTTCATTCAAAAGCCGTTCACCCCCGCCGTCCTCGGCGCGAAGATCCGCGCCGTGCTGGACGGCACCGCCGATGAGCCGCAGGTTGAACGGCGAACGCCGCCCGGACAGATGGGCTCGGTCTAA
- a CDS encoding enoyl-CoA hydratase/isomerase family protein produces MLETIDHGAVRELRLCRPPVNALDPLLLAALRAGLAGARAAGREAVVLSGAAGRFSGGLDVPFLLTLGRDEIRETWKTFFGLMRDLAASPIPTVAALTGHSPAGGTVLALFTDYRVLADGPFVMGLNEVQVGLPVPAPLLRALTYLVGARQSERLAVGGLLIGPAEALRCGLVDELAPVEAVVPRAVAWASELLSRPRAAMNATRRQARREIASVFDDMNDRDYDAIVDIWFSSETQATMRALAARLKKSQS; encoded by the coding sequence ATGCTTGAGACGATCGATCACGGCGCGGTTCGCGAGCTGCGCCTTTGCCGCCCGCCCGTCAACGCGCTGGATCCGCTGCTGCTGGCGGCGTTGCGCGCCGGCCTGGCGGGGGCGCGCGCCGCCGGACGCGAGGCGGTGGTGCTGTCGGGGGCGGCCGGGCGTTTCTCCGGCGGGCTGGACGTGCCATTCCTGCTGACCCTGGGGCGAGACGAGATCCGCGAGACCTGGAAGACGTTCTTCGGATTGATGCGCGACCTGGCGGCGTCGCCGATCCCGACGGTGGCGGCGCTGACCGGCCACAGCCCGGCGGGCGGCACGGTGCTGGCACTGTTCACCGATTACCGGGTGCTGGCCGACGGACCGTTCGTCATGGGCCTCAACGAAGTGCAGGTCGGCTTGCCGGTGCCGGCGCCGCTGTTGCGGGCGCTGACGTATTTGGTGGGCGCGCGCCAGTCCGAACGGCTGGCGGTGGGCGGCTTGCTGATCGGACCGGCGGAAGCGCTTCGCTGCGGCCTGGTCGACGAGCTGGCGCCGGTGGAAGCGGTGGTGCCGCGCGCGGTGGCCTGGGCCAGCGAATTGCTGTCCCGCCCGCGCGCCGCCATGAACGCCACCCGCCGGCAAGCGCGGCGCGAGATCGCCTCGGTCTTCGACGACATGAACGACCGCGACTACGACGCCATCGTCGACATCTGGTTTTCCAGCGAGACGCAGGCGACCATGCGCGCGCTGGCGGCGCGGCTGAAGAAAAGCCAAAGCTGA
- the lysA gene encoding diaminopimelate decarboxylase — protein sequence MPLPDLTRYPLARLADQIGTPFYLYDAAILRTRLGELRALTDGPSLQARYAMKANSSWKVLAEVRAAGLWIDAVSGNEVLRARRAGFVTGSRPPVIMWTADVFRDNALTAVLEHNVLPNVGSPGMIAELRGAGYHGPIAMRLNPGFGHGHVQSCDTGGPSSKHGIWYEGLADARAQAADARLPIVALHAHIGTGPQIREFDQNMRRLTEVYAGLLPDFPDVEAVNFGGGIPHPYRPDSPPYDLAWYRPVLIEAAKHLSGIAGRPIRVEIEPGRFPVAGMGLLVARVKDLKQTETNSKGPGHRFIMVDAGFADLIRPAMYGSYHHISIVGAGATRAAEPFVVAGPLCESGDVFTRDDQELLVPRALGRPDVGDLLVLHDAGAYGAAMSSNYVSQGRVPQVFWDDGKATLIARRELLEDIVRTECDEPLA from the coding sequence ATGCCTTTGCCAGATCTGACCCGGTACCCGCTGGCGCGCCTGGCCGATCAAATCGGCACGCCGTTTTATCTGTACGACGCCGCCATCCTGCGGACGCGCCTCGGCGAGCTGCGCGCGCTGACCGACGGACCTTCGCTGCAGGCGCGGTACGCGATGAAGGCCAACTCATCGTGGAAGGTGCTGGCCGAAGTGCGGGCCGCCGGTTTGTGGATCGACGCGGTCAGCGGCAACGAAGTGTTGCGGGCCCGGCGCGCCGGCTTCGTCACCGGGTCCAGGCCGCCGGTGATCATGTGGACGGCGGACGTTTTTCGCGACAACGCGCTGACCGCGGTGCTGGAACACAACGTCCTGCCGAACGTCGGTTCGCCGGGAATGATCGCCGAATTGCGCGGCGCCGGTTACCACGGACCGATCGCCATGCGCCTCAACCCCGGGTTCGGTCACGGACATGTCCAGTCGTGCGACACCGGCGGGCCGTCTTCAAAGCACGGCATCTGGTACGAAGGGCTGGCCGACGCGCGCGCGCAGGCGGCCGACGCGCGCCTACCCATCGTCGCCTTGCACGCACACATCGGCACCGGGCCGCAGATCCGCGAATTTGATCAGAACATGCGCCGGCTGACCGAGGTCTACGCGGGCCTGCTTCCCGATTTTCCCGACGTCGAGGCGGTGAATTTTGGCGGCGGCATCCCGCATCCGTATCGTCCCGACAGCCCGCCGTACGATCTCGCCTGGTATCGCCCGGTGCTGATCGAGGCGGCCAAGCACCTGTCGGGGATCGCCGGCCGGCCGATCCGCGTGGAGATCGAACCCGGGCGCTTTCCCGTCGCCGGCATGGGCTTGCTGGTCGCGCGGGTCAAGGACCTCAAGCAGACCGAGACCAACAGCAAGGGTCCCGGCCACCGCTTCATCATGGTCGACGCCGGCTTTGCCGATCTCATTCGCCCGGCGATGTACGGGTCGTATCACCACATCTCGATCGTCGGAGCGGGCGCCACGCGCGCCGCCGAGCCGTTCGTGGTGGCCGGCCCGCTGTGCGAAAGCGGCGACGTGTTCACGCGCGACGATCAAGAGCTGCTGGTGCCGCGGGCCCTTGGCCGGCCCGACGTCGGCGATCTGCTGGTGCTACACGACGCGGGCGCCTACGGCGCGGCCATGAGCTCGAACTATGTGTCGCAGGGGCGCGTGCCGCAGGTGTTCTGGGACGACGGCAAGGCCACGCTGATCGCCCGTCGCGAGCTGCTGGAAGACATCGTCCGCACGGAGTGCGACGAGCCGCTCGCCTGA
- a CDS encoding TonB family protein — protein sequence MKKATAVLLAGMVVGCGHAQKKDDDQALASRGHRAGKPGQGPNDSSPGTEIKVDSELGVLQTADVEETIADHFENLRGCYRHAGRAQRYAGGRVLLRFLVGPTGKPDDVLVAESDLGNYSVERCLVHVGRDIAFKPPEGHKATSFDYPIEFRASGQAPVLNLDGLKVEHDLSRQRHQLAGCGSPATAPVAAIFYIEPNGLVGSVGLSGASPLDEGRGDCIVHTIQKWHMSATLPGHFLRCNFSIPPVVASAESPSAKSTSSLGRRRHRQETNSR from the coding sequence ATGAAGAAGGCCACGGCTGTTTTGTTGGCGGGGATGGTCGTCGGGTGCGGGCACGCGCAGAAAAAAGATGATGACCAGGCGCTGGCGAGCCGCGGACATCGCGCCGGGAAGCCTGGCCAGGGGCCGAACGATTCGTCGCCGGGGACGGAGATCAAGGTCGACAGCGAGCTCGGTGTGCTGCAAACCGCGGACGTCGAGGAGACCATCGCCGACCACTTCGAGAATTTACGAGGATGTTACAGACACGCCGGCCGCGCCCAGCGCTATGCCGGCGGCCGGGTGCTGCTGCGGTTTCTGGTCGGGCCGACGGGAAAACCGGACGACGTCCTGGTGGCCGAGTCGGATCTGGGGAACTACAGCGTCGAGCGCTGCCTGGTCCACGTCGGCCGCGACATCGCCTTCAAGCCGCCGGAGGGCCACAAGGCCACTTCGTTCGATTACCCGATCGAATTTCGTGCGTCGGGACAGGCGCCGGTGTTGAACCTGGACGGCCTGAAGGTCGAACACGATCTGTCGAGACAGAGGCACCAGTTGGCCGGTTGCGGATCGCCGGCGACCGCGCCGGTGGCGGCGATCTTTTATATCGAGCCGAACGGTCTGGTCGGGTCGGTGGGCTTGTCGGGCGCCTCGCCGCTGGACGAAGGACGCGGTGACTGCATCGTGCACACCATTCAGAAGTGGCACATGTCCGCCACCCTGCCCGGCCATTTCTTGCGCTGCAATTTCAGCATCCCGCCCGTCGTCGCCAGCGCCGAGTCGCCGTCGGCGAAATCGACCAGCTCTCTCGGCCGCCGCCGGCACCGCCAGGAAACAAACTCTCGCTAG
- a CDS encoding AgmX/PglI C-terminal domain-containing protein yields the protein MRRATLVSNLFYVLLVFGLGSAAGAGCAETQSGERRVTVLKSDEPAPPIGGIPPDKQAEIQLLLQQRDTSTLKCYQDVLNDKHDRAFKGSVFVMLTLDPNGRAADVRVVGGTLNNPEVGSCLVEKLKEFDYPTLPNRGSMQYEYRFEPAY from the coding sequence ATGCGACGCGCCACCCTGGTTAGCAATCTGTTTTACGTCCTGCTGGTTTTCGGCCTGGGTTCGGCGGCGGGCGCGGGCTGCGCGGAGACCCAGAGTGGCGAACGGCGGGTCACGGTGCTCAAAAGCGACGAGCCGGCGCCGCCGATCGGTGGGATTCCGCCTGATAAACAAGCGGAGATTCAGCTGTTGCTGCAGCAGCGAGACACCTCGACGCTGAAATGTTACCAGGACGTTTTGAACGACAAGCACGATCGCGCCTTCAAGGGCTCGGTCTTTGTGATGCTGACGCTGGACCCGAACGGTCGCGCCGCCGACGTCAGGGTGGTGGGTGGCACCTTGAACAACCCAGAGGTGGGCAGCTGCCTGGTGGAAAAGCTAAAAGAGTTCGACTACCCGACCTTGCCGAACCGCGGATCGATGCAATACGAGTACCGGTTCGAACCCGCCTACTAG
- a CDS encoding acyl-CoA dehydrogenase, whose amino-acid sequence MDLDLTPEQKLIRDTARAFATQEVLPAAAAIDKQHRFPKELVAKMGELGLMGVAVPESWGGAGMDTVSYALALEEISRACASTGVIMSVLNSLVCDPILRYGTDAQKQRWLPGLASGKTLGCFALSEPEAGSDASAQRTIAVRSGAGFIINGTKNFITNGPVADVVLLFATTEPGKRAHGISAFVVPTNAPGLKIGATDDKLGIRGAPSSQIFFTDCAVDTDSMLGKPGEGFKVAMSTLDGGRIGIAAQAVGIARAAFEDATKYALERKTFGQPIAEHQAIQFKLADMCTEIDAARLLVWRAAVKKDSGARYTSEAAMAKLFASEAANRAAKEAVQIFGGYGYLTDFPVERHFRDAKITEIYEGTSEIQRLVIASALLKD is encoded by the coding sequence ATGGATCTGGATCTCACCCCCGAACAGAAACTGATACGCGACACCGCGCGCGCCTTCGCCACGCAAGAAGTCTTGCCCGCGGCGGCGGCCATCGATAAGCAGCATCGCTTTCCGAAAGAGCTGGTCGCCAAGATGGGCGAGCTGGGATTGATGGGCGTGGCGGTTCCGGAGTCCTGGGGCGGCGCCGGGATGGACACCGTCAGTTACGCGCTGGCCCTGGAAGAGATCTCGCGCGCCTGTGCGTCGACGGGCGTGATCATGTCGGTGCTGAACTCGCTGGTGTGTGATCCGATCTTGCGCTACGGCACCGACGCCCAAAAACAGCGCTGGCTGCCCGGGTTGGCCAGCGGCAAGACGCTGGGATGTTTCGCGCTGTCCGAACCGGAGGCCGGCTCGGACGCGTCGGCGCAACGAACCATCGCCGTGCGCAGCGGAGCCGGCTTCATCATCAACGGCACCAAGAACTTCATCACCAACGGGCCGGTGGCCGACGTGGTCCTGTTGTTCGCCACCACCGAACCGGGCAAGCGCGCCCACGGCATCTCGGCGTTCGTGGTGCCGACGAACGCGCCTGGCCTGAAGATCGGCGCCACCGACGACAAGCTGGGCATCCGGGGCGCGCCGTCGTCGCAGATCTTTTTCACCGACTGCGCCGTCGACACCGATTCAATGCTGGGCAAGCCGGGCGAGGGCTTCAAGGTGGCGATGTCCACGCTGGACGGCGGACGCATCGGCATCGCCGCGCAGGCGGTGGGCATCGCGCGCGCCGCGTTTGAAGACGCCACCAAGTACGCCCTCGAGCGCAAGACCTTCGGGCAGCCGATCGCCGAGCACCAGGCCATTCAGTTCAAGCTGGCCGATATGTGCACGGAGATCGACGCCGCCCGCTTGCTGGTCTGGCGCGCGGCGGTGAAAAAAGACAGCGGCGCCCGGTACACCAGCGAAGCAGCGATGGCCAAACTGTTCGCTTCGGAAGCTGCCAACCGCGCCGCCAAGGAAGCGGTGCAGATCTTCGGCGGGTATGGTTACCTGACCGATTTTCCCGTCGAGCGGCATTTTCGCGACGCGAAGATCACCGAGATTTATGAGGGCACCAGCGAGATTCAGCGGCTGGTCATCGCGTCAGCCTTGCTGAAGGACTGA